In one Terriglobales bacterium genomic region, the following are encoded:
- a CDS encoding nitrilase-related carbon-nitrogen hydrolase — MPRNVRCGLIQASNALGTEQPLDKIKKAMVDKHVKLIAQAAKDKVQVLCLQELFYGPYFCAEQKERWYELTEPVPDGPTIKLMQKIAAQHRMVLVVPVYEEEMTGLYYNTAAVIDADGKYLGKYRKNHIPHCNPGFWEKFYFTPGDLGYPVFRTKYAKVGVYICYDRHFPEGARILGLNGAEIVFNPSATVAGLSEYLWELEQPAHAVANGYFVGAINRVGWEKPWSIGEFYGKSYFCNPRGKIVAQAGRDKDELVVAELDLDMIEEVRRTWQFFRDRRPETYQPLTAQSGQARTAAAAD, encoded by the coding sequence ATGCCTCGCAATGTGCGGTGCGGACTTATACAGGCTTCGAATGCGCTCGGCACCGAGCAGCCGCTGGACAAGATTAAGAAGGCGATGGTGGACAAGCACGTCAAGCTCATCGCCCAGGCCGCGAAAGACAAAGTTCAGGTGCTGTGTTTGCAGGAACTATTTTACGGTCCTTATTTTTGCGCCGAGCAGAAGGAACGGTGGTACGAGCTCACCGAACCGGTCCCCGACGGCCCCACCATCAAGCTCATGCAGAAGATCGCCGCGCAGCATCGCATGGTGCTGGTGGTCCCGGTGTATGAAGAGGAGATGACTGGGCTGTACTACAACACCGCGGCAGTCATCGACGCCGACGGCAAGTACCTCGGAAAATATCGCAAGAACCACATTCCCCATTGCAATCCCGGTTTCTGGGAGAAGTTCTATTTCACGCCGGGCGATCTCGGCTATCCCGTGTTCCGCACCAAGTACGCCAAGGTCGGCGTGTACATCTGTTACGACCGCCATTTTCCCGAGGGCGCGCGCATCCTGGGGCTGAACGGGGCCGAGATCGTGTTCAATCCCTCGGCCACCGTCGCCGGCCTGTCCGAATATTTGTGGGAACTGGAACAGCCGGCACACGCGGTGGCGAACGGATATTTCGTGGGCGCCATCAATCGCGTGGGGTGGGAGAAGCCGTGGTCAATCGGCGAGTTTTACGGCAAGAGCTACTTCTGCAATCCGCGCGGCAAGATTGTCGCGCAGGCCGGCCGCGACAAGGATGAACTGGTGGTCGCCGAACTGGATCTCGACATGATCGAAGAGGTGCGGCGGACTTGGCAGTTTTTCCGCGACCGGCGCCCGGAAACCTACCAGCCGCTCACGGCGCAGTCGGGACAGGCAAGAACGGCCGCTGCGGCAGATTGA